TGCTGAGCTGTTGGGACTGCAGACACCCCAGTGGGGCAGacatggggggaaaggagggtctGTAAAAATGCCCCCCACAAGAACCCAGAGTAGTTCTGTGCTGTGGGGACAGCTGAGAGGGCGTGGACGGGTTGGATATGTCCTTTCATTCCACAACCAGCCCCCACATCCCCAGGGGATGGGGAGTTTCTCTGGCCACTCCAGTCCCAGCTGTCTGTCACTTTGGGGATGAATTTTTCCATGCTGTTCAGCCCCAGTGGAAGACTCTGTCCTCAGCCCATCACAGGGCTGCCCTGacatcatctctctgtgcctgggaGAGGTGGAGTCAGGGCTCTGCCCATGGGCAGGGGTATATGGTCTGCAGCCTCTACTGATGGCCCAGGATTTGgctgtccccatccccactgctgCTTCTTCATCCAGGAAGGTCTTTGGCATCGCATGGCTTCCCAAAAACCGTATGGGCCCTGCCTGGCCCCTCTGTGATGTCATAGCGGGATATTTATGCCCCTCTGTGATGTCATAGCTGGATGTGTCTGCCACATCCCTCTGTGATGTCATACCTGGATGTTTATCGGGGACATGATTACCTTTCTTCCCTCTTTAAATTATTGATAACGTATGTACAAAAAAATCCCTCGTGAGAATTTATGGGAGTAACAATTGAACTCTAAGCACACGATAAAGCGAATGAGCTGCACCGGGGATGTTTAGGAAGCGTAAAAGCTCCATCGCTGGCCCCCAACAATAACTAGTTACTACCGAGCGCTGTTTCTGTAAGACGGGCACGGGAATTTTTCACTGAATGGACATGCTGTAAATTTGTGATTCAGAAATATCCGATTGTCTCATTCCTATAATGTAAAGTATTGAAATGACTAAATCATATGATATATTCATTTAATAGAACAgtccaaatgaaatgaaaaaaaataaagtcaacCTGGAATGTTTTTAcctcatttaaacaaaaaaggttGACATCAAATGAAACAAGAAAGTCGAAATGATTCATTTTGACACGTCTCCGTTGGAAATGTCATCACAATGGACACAGTCCTGTGGACCGTTTTGGTTCTGGAAATGGCATTTTCAGACAGGAAACGGTTCCATGAGCAATGTGCCACCCGCTCTAGTGAATAGCCTTTCCGATGCCAACTGCATCACCACTGCGCAGCACGGTCCTCCCCTTCCCACTGCTCTTGTCAGTTCCTCAGTCCCAGCAATGGCAACTTTCACAGTgcctacataagaacagccagactgagtcagaccaattccatctagcccagtctgctgtctgccaacagtggccagtgccaggtgccccggagggaatgaacagaacagggaatcactaAGTGATCCATCGCCTGTCATCCATTGCCAGCTTGTggccaacagaggctagggacactgaaGGAACAGACATGGACACCGTGTAGAGTAGGGACAACGAATACAATTTATGTCATGGGCCCATTGTATTGCAAAGTATTTCTGTCCATCTTCTTATTCCTCAAAGCTGTTTATCTGTTCTTGAATATACATAGCCAAGCAAAGTGCGGTCGCACATGAAAAGCAATGGCACGTCTCTGTTTATTTGTCTGTCTATAATGCGATGACGTTTGAATGCTGCAGCCGATCAAttacaaaatttcagggaatgttctagccATCAGCGGGTGCAACCCTGTGGATGTTGGTGGCAATCAGCAAAACAGAAAAGGAGAAAAGGGGAACACAAGGAGGAGACCTTGGCATCTGGTTAGCAGAACCAGCAGCTTCAGCCACCTCAGGAATTGGCTGCAGATCAAAGCAGTGGTTGATGGGAGCAATACACACCTCCCAGCATaacaactgccccccccccctgtctCTGCTCTGGCCATCCAAAGCAGTTTCAAATGTCGCCCCTTTGGAAGACTTCTCTGACAGACAGAGAGAAGAGAACTGAGAATGCaggggggaggaatggggagggggatttGCATGAATTCCTTTAAAGAGGGGGTGACACATAGTGAGCTTGTGGGGTGCAACAGAAGGACGCCTggagcccctggtgtgtgcaaGTTGAAGTGTGCGGTCTCCACCCAGTTACAGCTTTTGTTAATCTACTGCTTTGAGATAGTGCTGGCCCACATCGCAAACAGGCCAGACAGACGCCCCTGCTGCAGAACTGGCTTGAATTAAGTTATCGATTTGAGCGGGGTCTTTCCTTCTCCCTATTTACATTTTGTATTGAGGTGCCGGGCACTGCTCACACCCACTGGAAgccacagtccctgcctcaaaagaCTGATTGACTTTGATTGCCTTTAACATCTGAGACTGTAATTTAAAGACATAAGAGGAGATAACAGAATCTTTTGCAGCCAACTGCCTATACACAGTTTGAATGGTTCTAGTATTTTATCATTGGAGAGGTTTGAATGTCCTCTGAGAAGATACGACGTTCAGCCAACTGGCCATTCAAAATTCGTCCAACAAAACCATATCTGACACAACTCCCAGTTCAGAGTAAGTCTCTGGAGAATATTCGGGAGATCCCCTTGCGAATCTCCTTTGTCTTCACGCTGTAAACAATTGGGTTTAACACAGGGGGGACAAAGAGGTAGGCATAGGACAGAAGAATATGCACAAAACGAGGGGCATTTCCCCCAAACCTGTGCATAACAGAGACAGCAATTATTGGGACATAAAAGAGTAAGACGGCGCAGATGTGCGAGACACAGGTGTTTAGGGCCGTGAGGCGCTGTTCATAGGATGCAATATTAAAAACAGTCCTTAGAATCTTAACGTACGATAGGATGATGAACACTGAGTCTAAGCCGTAAGTGACGAGGATGGCAAATAATCCGTAGATGTTATTGATGGTTGTGTCTGCACACGCCAGTCTCATCATGTCTGGGTGCAAGCAGTAGGCGTGGGAGAGGACATTGCGTTTGCAGATTGGCAGCCGTTTAATCAgaaaggggaaagggaggagcatGCTGGTACTTTTAATCACAACGGCCAGCCCGATTCTCACGATCCTGGGGTTGGTCAAGATGGCCGCGTAGCGCAGCGGGTCGCAGATGGCGACAAAGCGATCGAACGACATGGCCAGTAAAATCCCCGACTCCATGAAGGAAAAGGAGTGAATGAAAAACATCTGGGCCAGGCAGGCATCGAACGCGACGTCTGCGACATCGAAGCAGAAGATGCCGAGCACGGTGGGCAGGGTTGACAGAGACATACCGAGGTCGTTGACTGACAGCATGCACAGGAACAAATACATGGGCTGGTGGAGACGCCGGTCTGCCCAGATAATGCAGAGAACAGTGCAATTCCCTACAATGGCGGTGATGTAGACCACACAGAAAGGGATCGAGATCCAGTGGTGAGCAGCTTCCTGCCCTGGGAACCCGGTCAGTTGGAAGGTGGCAGGATGGAAGCTGGTGCTATTGAAATCCGCCATGATGAGCAGTCGCTGTCCCGGTCAGCTCCAACCCCCTGTGTAAATGCAAAATGAACCTGAGAGTTACCCCGAGGCCAGGTGACCGGGAAGGGACCTGCAGTTCAGCATTGACTTGCAGAATCCCAGTGTACAAGGGCCCTCTCCTGCAAGCCtggggctgctctccccagggaaATCAAGGAGTTGTTCTGAATCCAGCCTGAAGAGCCAGAGTCCAAGAATTCATTTCCAGCCCTAGCTCGTTCAAAGGGAACCAAGAGATTCTGCTCCCACAGTTCCGCCgtccacagttcaagaacctTTCTCAGGAAGGAGGTTGATGAATTGGTCACATTCagaggagcaggaaggggcacatTGTTAACAGCAAGGGAAATTAACCCTTCGCAAGGGCAGCTGTGAATTCCCCATCACTGGCAACGGAGACTGCTCTAGTACACACAGGAATGAATTCAGGGCAGGTCGCTAGTCTGTGCGCTGCAGGTGATcggagtggtcccttctggccttaaacctaTGAAGCTGGGCCAGCCTGTGAatagctcctctccaccccccgtCCCTCTCATGCCGCCCTCCCCCAGACAGCAGCGGGAAGGCTGGAAACCTGCACGCCGGCTCTGACTCTGGCCCAGTGCGAAGTGTGGCAAGCCCACGACCCCTCCGTGCGTCTGAGCCCGGCCTCCCAGCCGGGCGCTGGGACTTCCCGCCTCGGACAGGGATGCCGCTAAAAGCAGAATCGGGACCTGTGTTTAACTGTGCTCTGCATTACGCCCTACGATCGCCAgccctcttaggcctggtctacactaggagtttatatcgaatttagcgccgttacatcgaattaaccccgcacccgtccacaccacgaagctatttaattcgacatagagctctcttaaattcgacttcggtactcctcgaaaacgagaggagtagcgctaaattcgaaatggcaatatcgaattaggctaggtgtggatggaaatcgacggtaatagctccgggagctatcccacagtgcaccactctgttgacgctctggacagcacttcgagctcggatgctctgaccagccacacaggaaaagccccgggaaaatttgaattccttttcctgtctgggcagtttgaatctcattttctgtttggacagcgtggagagctcagcagcactggcaacgatgcagagctctccagcagagatggccgtgcaatctaatagaaagagggccccagcatggactgatcgggaagtcttggatctcatcgctgtgtggggcgatgagtccgtgctttcagagctgcgctccaaaagaaggaatgcaaagatctacgagaagatctctaaagccatggcagagagaggatacagccgggatgcaacgcagtgccgcgtgaaaatcaaggagctgagacaaggctaccaaaaaaccaaagaggcaaaccgacgctccggatcccagccccacacatcacgtttctacgaggcactgcattccatcctaggtgcggccgccaccactaccccaccagtgaccgtggactcagaggatgggatactgtccacggccggttcctcgtcggaaatgttagcggacggggaagatgaggaaggagatgaggaggacgaggcagtcgacagcgcttgcaccactgatttccccgacagccaggagctcttcatcacccttaccgagatcccctaccaaccatccacagccgttaccccggacaccgaatcaggggaaggatcaagcagtgagtgctttaaacatctaaacatgtaattttaacataactggtccaccgtggtaacacacgttcccacgccatgagtccagtaagtagtctgggatcatggcacggcacagcatggcggcatacggccctggcctctgcatggtctcccgaagcattcttcccctctcgctctccgagatcctcattagagttatatcgcacatgacgccctgctttaaattagggaggggaatgttagtattgggactgctttacagccacgcggtggaggcggcagaggggcagcatacagtgatctttcccggggacagccgtgaggtggtgggacaggggcagagctcatgcttccctgattgctgccagcagagagtggccttgcattcagtgcgaaaggagcccagtgctactattacatttttaagctgccacaagtctacggcttaccatgttttcctgcaacaaaagtagaggtgtcctgccacgcttctctgatcgcaactgcaagaccccaggcactgaaggcgagggccgaaaattcgaccttgtcctgtgtgcgcatgtgaaaggtccagtgcatggtgttgttcacagagaaagactatgttctttgttagcaacttcatttatctgtctcaggaatttactccctttttcccattcccacagacacatctgcgactgtctcccaacccagcctggcatcacactcccagaggctagcgcagattaggagaaggaagagaaagacgcgtgaagacatgttttatgaacttatggagtgctcacgagagcaggcagcccagacgacacagtggagggagaacttgtcacaaatgcacagagcagtcatggaacgggaggagaggtggcgccaggaggaccagcaggctactcgaaccctgcttggactaatgagggagcaaacggagacgctccggcgcctagtggatgttctgcaagaccggaggcaggaggacagagccctgctgctgtctatctctaaccgccctcccccgccaccaagtcccacacccccctcaccaaaagtccaaagaaggaggggcggcaagggccgttaaaactttcagtcggcccctgcacactgctgcagcaatggaaggctctcgttccaaagtttgaaaagccctttcctacccatctcacaatagcccacgtccaagtttcctcccccccttttcatgtgcggttcataataaaacatctgtttctgttaagtactgtttccgagagtgtcttttagaggggattctgtctgaagggggggaaggggtttgttacttggacaggacagtcacctgtagcaggctacagaggcgggggcaggtccagcatcaggacacatacacagtacagtcaccagttaccctggtcagtctgggaggcggttttcatgttctggggtgcgagggggttgatctgtgactttgtggcgggggagggcagttacagatcttctgccgcggtccttatcctggatcacagagccacgcagcaggggatctgttaccctccgccccctgccagaaagtcacttggccgacacatacatgcagtcccgcccaggactgctggcaggctgcgttgaaacaaccaatccagcactgcggagcctgtcattcccggagtttagaagcatcatttgcatcaaaacaataaaccagccccccgccacagtctgcgtccccggtttaaaacattcccgcgaaaacagtaagaaagagaaccttgttcagtaacaaaacggaacagattttatttgttgggaaggtggggaagggggtatgtaacttggaaggatagtcaacagtaactgggtaaagaaacgggggcaggttcagtatctgtgtccacaaagtgaacagtcactggagaccctgctcagtcaggaacctggctttcaaagcctccctgatgcacagcgcgtcccgctgggatcttctaatcgcccggctgtctggctggacgtaatcagaagccaggctatttgcctcaagctcccaccccgccataaaggtctcccccttgctctcacacaaattgtggagcacacagcaagcagctatcacaatggggatattggtctcgctgagatcacagcgagtgagtaggcttctccatctccccttgagacggccaaaagcacactccaccaccattctgcacttgctgagccggtagttgaatagttctttccctgagtccagtgcgccagtgtagggcttcatgagccagggcattagcgggtatgcagggtccccgaggatgactgtaggcatctccacatccccaacagttactttgtggtccgggaagtaaagaccttcctgcagccgtctatacagaccagagttcctgaacaccctagcgtcatgaaccttgccaggccatccaacgtagatattggtaaaacgtccccgatggtccaccagtgcttgcagcaccatggaaaagtacccctttctgttgatgtactggctggcctgttggtccggtgccaggatagggatgtgagtcccatctatagccccaccgcagtttgggaatcccatctcggcaaagccatctctgatgagctccacgtttcccagggtcactaccttagatagcagtagcttgacgattgccctggctacttgcataacagcaacccccacggtagacttgcccacaccaaagtggttagcgacggaccggtagctgtctggcgttgcgagcttccagagggctatggccactcgcttctggacagtcagggctgcccgcatccgggtgtcctttcgcttcagggcaggggacagcaactcacacagttcgaggaaagtccccttccgcatgcgaaagttgcgcagccactgggattcatcccagacctgcagcactatgtggtcccaccattctgtgcttgtttcacgggcccagaatcgccgttcaacagtatcaacaagacccagtgacagcgagatgtcctgggcgctgggtctcatgttctcagagaggtcggagctagtgtccgacttcatgccgtcacggtggtgccgtagcctcctctcatgattgatctgcagctgcctctggtacaggtggaggagaagctgcgaggcgttgagaactgccacaactgcagcgatggtcgcagcgggatccatgctcgcactgctgtggcgtccgcgctgtcagtaatcagaaaagcgcgcgaactgatttcccaccggcgctttcagggagggagggagggagggcgtgagtgacggacggatgacgagaggcgcccaaaagcaccctcgacacatttttttacccagaaggcatttggggctcgacccagaattccaatgggcagcggggactgcgggaactgtgggatagctgcccacagtgcaccgcttccaatgtcgacgcttgccccgttagtgtggactcacaaagtctcacaaagtcgaattactgtccttagtgtggacacacacgttcgacttagtaatatcgattccacatagtcgaattaactaaaatcgaagtactctcgtagtgtagacaagactctTTGAAGGCGGGGAAAGGACAGATTGATTATTGCTCATGAATGTTAATATGATTCCGCAGCCCCAGGTGCACatcagcactttacaaaggatgaAAGGGACAGGCCCCAGCCATGAGAACACACAGGTTGCAGGCTGGCCCCTGTGCTCCCCTACACACCAGCTATGCAGTGCTGTGGAGCTCAGTAGGGCTGGACAGCCCATAAATCTGGGCAGGATTTGTGCTTAAGGCTATGTCTGTGCTGCAGCCCAGGGgggtgattcccctgctcatgaaCCCGCCCATGCTAGCTTCCATCCAGCTGGAGTGTGGGGCAGGcggcacaggcagggctgagctgtgcGGAGGATAAACCGACCTgcaaccgtgtgtgtgtgtctgggtgtgagattgtgtgtgtgcatgtctgtgtgagtgtgtgtgtgtgtgtgtgtgtcaatgtgagtgtgtgtgtctgtgtgtctgtctgtctctgtggtgagtgtatgtgtgtctttctgtgtgtgtgtatgagagagagattgtgtgtgtgtgtgtcttcgggtgagtgtatgtgtgtgtgtctgtctgtctctttctgtgtgtgtgtttgtgtgaatgtgtctgtgtgtgtgtctgtctgtctctgtggtgagtgtatgtgtgtctttctgtgtttatgtgtgtgtgtgtgtgtgagagagagagagagagattgtgtgtgcgtgtctgtgtgagtgtctgtctctgtgtgtttgtgtgaatgtgtctgtgtgtatctgtgtccgtgtgtctgtctctgtggtgagtgtatgtgtgtctttctgtgtgtgtgtatgtgagagagagagagagagattgtgtgtgaGTATGTCTGTGTGCGAGTGTATGCGTCTCTgtgagtgtctgtctgtctctgtgtgtgagtgtatctatgcgtgtgtgtgtgtctctgtgtgaaaTATACTGAAATGTTCTCGTTAAGGTTTGAAGAAACCAAGTCCGGCCAGAAGGCAGAGGTGCCGGGCTGGGGTTTAACCAGGGAACAGTGAGAAGAGCTTGATGAGATTTGACGTTCCTGCAGTGTCCCGgtgcaccccagagccccccagctcACGTACTGCAACCCCAGGAGGCAGAGGACCAttggccagaggcaatggggcaaaTCCCTCCTCTGATGCTAGAGCCCTGGGGCAATGAACTCTCACGCAGAGCTGAGGAGACCTCAGGCCTTAAACTCCTCTAAAACCAtccacctgccccttcccccgctgCGCTGTGCTCACCGCGCTGCGTTTCATCCCATCCGTCCAGGAGGAAAATCGTCCAGAGCCGACTAACAAGGAAGGGGCAGAATTTCAAAAGCAGagatgagagttaggcacctacgttATCTCCTGCGAAATGGTGAAATCAATTTTAAAAGTGTCCTgattataaactttttttaagCTTTATTGGACTCATATCTCCCCGTAAAACTCCAAATAGAGGGTGTCAGGTAACCAACCCCCTTCTCTCAACTGCAGCTGACTCACCAGGGTGGACATGACAAAAATCTTCACCATCGAGGAAAAAAGCCTCTGGACCCAGCCTGCCTGGAGTATCCGCCACAGACTGCCAGGCACGGGAGAGTATTTATCCTGtatccctgcagcagctccttggGGGTCACGCAGTCCACTGGGAACTCAAGCGCAGGCTGATGTTTGAACATGGGCTAATCAGGCAAAGAAGCCATATCCAGTAGCAAGAgctctgtgacttttgctgcttgTATCCTTTATCCTACATGAGAACAGCAGAAAATAAGAAtcacgaggagtccggtggcaccttcaagactaacgGATTTAACAGAttcaaatctgttagtctttaaggtgccaccggactcctcgttgtttttgtggacacAGAGTAACACGGCTGCCTCTCGgatagaagataagaacggccacactgagTCACACCaattccatctagcccagtatcctgaatTGTAACAGTAGCCAGGGcccaggtgcttcacagggaatgaacagaacagggcaatgatCAATTGATCCACctcctgtcgtccactcccagcttctggcaagcaggggCTTGGGACACTGAAGGAACAGACATGGACACCGTGTAGAGTAGGGACAATGAATACAATTTATGTCATGGGCCCATTGTATTGCAAAGTATTTCTGTCCATCTTCTTATTCCTCAAGCTGTTTATCTGTTCTTGAATGTATATAGCTAAGCAAAGTGTGATCGCACTGCAACCCAATGGCACATCTCTGtttatttagaatcatagaatatcaggtttggaaggtgtgatgaactgggactgttcttaatgtggtctttgaatgctgagtggggaggttggctgggatggtctgcattgggggatgggagactggccttgagggaagatacctgagcatgtaacatgagaacccagaagggggctggggccaggtgacacctctccccaggaaactggacaaaggctgggggaggagccgggggaggctgggtgagaggcgcaggagggagtgggggtttcaggagctggctggggtaatggaggggagcccagatggggctctgaccccgccaatggggctgtggtgcccctggggccccaagatggacctcatttgggggggtcctgttgtctgtacctgcaagccctgtcttggactgtgttcctgtcgtctaaataaaccttctgctttactggctgtctgagagtcatggtgaatcacaggaggccgggggtgcagggccttgtgtcccccccacTCCGTgacagaagggacctcaggaggtcatctagtccaaccccctgctcaaagtagaaccaatccccagacagatttttgccccagatccctaaatggcctcctcaaggattgaactcacaatcctgggtttagcaggccaatgctcaaaccactgagctatccctcccaccaatTTGTCTGTCTGTAACGCGATGATGTTTGAATGCTGCAGCCGATCAAttacaaaatttcagggaatgttctagccATCAGCGGGTGCAACCCTGTGGATGTTGGTGGCAATCAGCAAAACAGAAAAGGAGAAAAGGGGAacacaaggaggagtccttggcATCTGGTTAGCAGAACCAGCAGCTTCAGCCACCTCAGGAATTGGCTCTAGATCAAAGCAGTGGTTGATGGGAGCAATACACACCTCCCAGCATAACAACTGCCCCCCGTCTCAGCTCTGGTCATCCAAAGCAGTTTCAAATGTCGCCCCTTTGGAAGACTTTTCTGACAGACAGAGAGAAGAGAACTGAGAATGCaggggggaggaatggggagggggatttGCATGAATTCCTTTAAAGTGGGGGTGGCACATAGTGAGCTTGTGGGGTGCAACAGAAGGATGCCTggagcccctggtgtgtgcaaGCTGCTCAATTTGCAAAAAAGTGCGCGGCCTCCCCCCAGTTACAGCTTTTGTTAATCTACTGCTTTGAGATAGTGCTGGCCCCCGTCGCAAACAGGACAGACAGACGCCCCTGCTGCAGAACTGGCTTGAATTACACCAGTAAGTTATCGATTTGAGAGGGATCTTTCCTTCTCCCTATTTACATTTTGTATTGAGGTGCCGGGCACTGCTCACACCCACTGGAAgccacagtccctgcctcaaaagaCTGATTGACTTTGATTGCCTTTAACATCTGAGACTGTAATTTAAAGACATAAGAGGAGATAACAGAATCTTTTGCAGCCAACTGCCTATACACAGTTTGAATGGTTCTAGTATTTTATCATTGGAGAGGTTTGAATGTCCTCTGAGAAGATACGATGTTCAGCCAACTGGCCATTCAAAATTCGTCCAACAAAACCATATCTGACACAACTCCCAGTTCAGAGTAAGTCTCTGGAGAATATTCGGGAGATCCCCTTGCGAATCTCCTTTGTCTTCACGCTGTAAACAATTGGGTTTAACACAGGGGGGACAAAGAGGCAGGCATAGGACAGAAGAATTTGCACAAGACGAGGGGCATTTTTCCCGAATCTGTGCATAACAGCGACAGCAATTATTGGGACATAAAAGAGTAAGACGGCGCAGATGTGCGAGACACAGGTGTTTAGGGCCGTGAGACGCTGTCCATGGGATGCAATATTAAAAACAGTCCTTAGAATCTTAACGTACGATAGGATGATGAACACTGAGTCTAAGCCGTAAGTGACCAGGGTGGCAAACAATCCGTAGATGTTATTGACGGTTGTGTCTGCACACGCCAGTCTCATCATGTCTGAGTGCAAGCAGTAAGGGTGGGAGAGGACATTGCCTTTACAGATTGGCAGCCGTTTAATCAgaaaggggaaagggag
The Emys orbicularis isolate rEmyOrb1 chromosome 1, rEmyOrb1.hap1, whole genome shotgun sequence DNA segment above includes these coding regions:
- the LOC135887331 gene encoding olfactory receptor 51I1-like; its protein translation is MADFNSTSFHPATFQLTGFPGQEAAHHWISIPFCVVYITAIVGNCTVLCIIWADRRLHQPMYLFLCMLSVNDLGMSLSTLPTVLGIFCFDVADVAFDACLAQMFFIHSFSFMESGILLAMSFDRFVAICDPLRYAAILTNPRIVRIGLAVVIKSTSMLLPFPFLIKRLPICKRNVLSHAYCLHPDMMRLACADTTINNIYGLFAILVTYGLDSVFIILSYVKILRTVFNIASYEQRLTALNTCVSHICAVLLFYVPIIAVSVMHRFGGNAPRFVHILLSYAYLFVPPVLNPIVYSVKTKEIRKGISRIFSRDLL
- the LOC135891117 gene encoding olfactory receptor 51I1-like — encoded protein: MTSSGSFHPATFQLTGFPGQEAAHHWISIPFCVVYITAIVGNCTVLCIIWADRRLHQPMYLFLCMLSVNDLGMSLSTLPTVLGIFCFDVIDVAFDACLAQMFFIHSFSFMESGILLAMSFDRFVAICDPLRYAAILTNPRIVGIGLAVVIKSTSMLLPFPFLIKRLPICKGNVLSHPYCLHSDMMRLACADTTVNNIYGLFATLVTYGLDSVFIILSYVKILRTVFNIASHGQRLTALNTCVSHICAVLLFYVPIIAVAVMHRFGKNAPRLVQILLSYACLFVPPVLNPIVYSVKTKEIRKGISRIFSRDLL